A region from the Aphis gossypii isolate Hap1 chromosome 1, ASM2018417v2, whole genome shotgun sequence genome encodes:
- the LOC126549047 gene encoding guided entry of tail-anchored proteins factor 1-like, with the protein MSLLVWSIIVSFYNMFSIKFIPKFILWFMNINKEHKKLMDEISVLKHEQSNISIVKEFAKHTKLQRRINKLNEDLKTHIRENSSKNLKIKFICKMSLYAFSVILNLLFVYYNYHKTVLRELPTDWFLPLSWLVRWPSSQVGTMSFVFWYSITNCVAKVTTNSIL; encoded by the exons atGAGTTTGTTAGTTTGGTCaattattgttagtttttataatatgttttcaatcAAATTTATACCAAAG tttatactatggtttatgaatataaataaagaacataaaaaattaatggatGAAATATCGGTTTTAAAACATGAACAATCTAACATTTCAATTGTTAAAGAATTTGCTAAACACACAAAATTACAACGAAGAATCAACAAGTTGAATGAAGATTTGAAAACCCACA taagAGAAAATtcatctaaaaatttaaagatcaAATTCATCTGTAAAATGTCTTTATATGCTTTCTCC gtaattttaaatcttctatttgtatattacaattatcataaaactGTATTAAGAGAACTCCCAACTGATTGGTTTTTACCATTATCTTGGTTAGTTAGATGGCCTTCCTCACAAGTTGGTACAATGAGTTTTGTCTTTTGGTACAGTATCACTAATTGTGTTGCTAAGGTGACcactaatagtatattatga